AGGGCtccaatttcttcttcttcttcttcttctttttttttaaaccgtcCTGTCCTTGCCATTGCTTCACTGATCTTTTTCACTGCGCACGCAAAGaactttagcaaaaaaaaaaaaaaaaaaaagaaaaaaccttaggggcgggggagggagggggcttggAGTAAGGGACCTCCTCGACCTGCCCAAAtaatttgacacacacacacacacaccccacccccgcagtggggaggtggggtggggggagcaaagAGGGAGAGCGTTCCCTTTGTTGGATCAACACTAAGAAATCGGAGACATAAAAGGAAAACGAaatgaacaacaataaaaaaaaaaaaattccccccgCGCACAACAATACCATCTATTTAAACTGCAGCTCATACTTTTCATACCAATGGTATGACTTCCCCGGAGTCCCTCTTCTGATTCCTGAGCAGAGGGGAAGCGGAGCGCAGCGCGGCGCGGGCAGGCTTGCCCCGAGGTCTCTAATGGGTATTTTCTGGTCCTTAGCCCTGCCCCTGGATTGTCAGACGGCGGCGGGCGTCTGCCTCTGAAGTTAGCAGTGATTTCCTTCGGAGCCGGCCCTTATCTCCGGCTGCACGTTGCCTGTTGGTGACTAATAACACAATAACATTGTCTGGGGCTGGAATaaagtgggagctgtttacccccaCTCTATAGGGGTTCAATATAAAAAGGCTGCGGAGAGCTGTCCAAGCCAGACGCGCTGGTGCCGCGGCGCAGGGCCGAGCGCGCAGGAGGGTCCCGGGCTGCGCGGTCCCCGAGGTCCCCGAGGTCGCCGAGCGCCCCGCAGTGCGCCCCGCAGTGCGCCCCGCTCCACCGCCCGCGCTCCTCCCTAaacctcttcttcttttttttttttttttttctctaaagagcGCTTTTAGGCTGAAGGCTCACTCGATCTGAACAACCagaagctattattattttattttttattttttattttttcgttTTCAACCTTTTAGGTTCGGTTGGCAGGAGAGGACTTTGATCCATCCccactcctctctttctctctctgtcactctctctctctcttttttttttttttctccaaaatggaTTATTTCCCCATGATTTTTTCTCTGCTGTTTGTGGCTTTCCAAGGAGCTCCAGAAGCAGGTAGGCAAACGGGGACTGGTGAATCTCTCTGAACGTTGCTGTCTACTGATTTGTGTGCACCCTCATGGTTTTCGTGCTGctgttttcctcctcttttttatgCCTGCAGCTCACATGGCAAGGGTCTGGGAATTACTGCTCAAAGCTACTTAAGTTTtcgagttggaaaaaaaaaaaaaaacttttcgaGTTGCGGGGGAAGAGAATTCCTCTCTTGAAAACAATTGCTCCCAGAGCATGAAAATAACTTATTGTTATTATATAGGTGGTGTGGATTTCCTGGGCTTTTAAAATCTATAACTCAAGAAAGGCAAAGACTAGCTTCGCAGTTAGCCAAATGGATATTTGCAACACATGGGTCTGTACAGTTCATCGGACATATAGGAACTTCCATCTTatttaaatactgttttaatAGCGTGTGaatgtgtaaaatatttaaacGTTTCACCTCGAAGCCAAGGAATTTTATTCAAGTCATTCAAGCAATCTATGAGCAGTAAAATCACCTGCAGAACAGTCTGTTGAATAACCCTCCGGCGGTTTCAGGGTGAAGcagatgttttctttaaaatttgtcacTATTGACTTTAGGCTTCTTTTGGCAGGTTTTTGGCACCTAAGATGGTGTGAGgtctattttcagttttattcacCTGTTGTGGGAGGGGAGCCACGATAAGTCGTGGCTGCTTGAGGATTTAGATAGTACGTGTGCATCTGCCCGTTTCCCCCTTCTCGGGGTCAATGcccttttttgtgtgtcttttcatGACCCTGACTAAAGAGAAAAGATGTCAAGGGAATGAAAATCCTGGAATGTGTCTGATCATTTGAAATGTACAAAATTGGGCAGATAAGCTGCATGGCTAACTTGTCAGTAAGAAGAGGCGATGCCgcagtggggaaggggcaagAAGCGAATCCCACACATGCCATCCTGTTCGGGGGATTCTGGATTCAAAATCCACAGAACCTGCATTAGGTTCCCAAGCTCCTTGCTGCTCAGTCTTAGTCTAGGTCAGTACCTTCTCTAGAGTTTACCACTTGTGATGACTATTGTAGGGctggtttctcttcttttctccagtCTTCTCCCCCAAACATCTTGAATTCCTCCTAACTTCAAGGACTATATaccacctgggctgctctctgCCCTCCAGCAGGTGTGAAGTGGCGGGTACTCCCCTAAACTGCATGGGGAAGTGGCCCTGAACCTAGGAAGAGGCAGGGGATTTATTTAGCTTTAGATCTTTGGTCATCGGCCAACTTTAAGCCACTATCCTGCTAGATCAGTCTGTCCTATTAAATGCCATGGAGAAGCCAccctgcatttctaacaggcaGCATGGCCACCCGTTTCTCTGGGGCCTGGCCAGCAGTCCCCTTTTCAGGTGGTTGCCACCCCAGCTCATGTGTAATCTCCCTGAAAGTGCATAAGCCAGTGGGGGTAAAGGTGAAGTCACGTTAAGgagaggaaagataaagagccCCTTTTGCTCTGTGTTTCTTGCTGACGGCGGGCTGTGTGCTTCACGGGCTTCTATGTGCTCCTCTAGATCCCAGGGGACATGCCCTGCTgacctgctctttctctccccagcGGTCCTGGGTGCGGAGCTCAGCACAGGCCCGGACAGCAGGGGGGAGAAGCCTGCTCCCAGTGCACCCTGGCGGCCCCGCCGATCCAAGCGCTGCTCCTGCTCTTCCCTGATGGATAAAGAGTGTGTCTACTTCTGCCACCTTGACATCATCTGGGTCAACACTCCTGAGTAAGTCCCTAGAGGGCGTCGTAACTCTATTCCTTACCTCTGGCTTCCCCAGACTCTGGAGCCCAGTGACTCTAGCTGCTTTTAGGGGAGCTCCTGGTGTGGATTCCGAAGGTAGCACTTCTGAGGACATGAAGGTGCCCCGGGTGGGCGGCCGGGGACAGTGCCCCTCGGGTCCTAAAAATACACAGGCAGGGAGGTTCTTTGAAACAGAGGGGAGGTCTTCTGAGGCCCCGTGGCTCAAACACTCATGACTGGATAGATGGAAAATGCTGATGGCAAGTAGGATTCCAAGGACAGAACTTTATTCCTTTTAGGTGAGACTCAAAAGGGACACTTTGGAAATTACTGGACAGCCTTCTGGCAATGAGTCCTTCTATTAGTCGCATGATATCACCAGTTGCGAGAGATGTGCAATCCTGGGGGTGAATGGTGTGTGCTGTAGCatgtcctccccatccccccactcccccccatCCCCTTCAGAGGGCACTTTTCGCATTATCATCTGTCTTGGATTGAAAATAGATTTTCAAAATCATGTGAGTCATAGTTTTGCATctaagtcccccccccccctcccccgtagCTGTTAACTAGATAGAaagtcagaaaaggaagaaaataggaaacaGACACCAAAGCTGAGATGTCATAatttgggacaaaaaaaaaaaacaaagctgtttGTGTGGAGAGGAAAGTGAAATTTGTTTAGAATCCAAATGGAACTTCATTGAGTTAGAAAACTGGCTTTCTCCTGGTGGGGTACACACTCAGGGCGACATTGATGGGCACGTGCTCCTGACCACCACCGTACTGGACCCTCCTAAATTGTGAGACCAGGTGCTGTGCGGTGAGCAACTTGGGTCCCACTGCAATGAGTTTGTGCCACAGAATGCATCATTTCAAAGACTCATAAGTATGCTAATgtcttttgttcatcttttttgcTAATAGGCACATTGTTCCGTATGGACTTGGAAGCCCTTCTAGGTCTAAGCGAtctttaaaggatttatttatcaCAAAGGCAACAGACCACAGGAAGAGATGCCAGTGTGCTagccaaaaagacaagaagtgcTGGACTTTTTGCCAAGCGGGAAAAGAACTCAGGTGAGGTAGAAACACGTTGGCTTTCGATCAGTTTTATGGCCTCCTGATCTTCCCATCATAATGTTGCCTTCTTGTTTAAGAGACATTAACAGAGACTTTGTGAGAACTGAAGTTACCGTTGCTGAAATGTTTTGCGCTATCTGTATTTTAACAGGGAGCAAGACAGTATGGAGAAGGGCTGGAATGgccataagaaaggaaaagactgtTCTGAGCTTGGAGAAAAGTCCAAGCAGCAGCAGCTGGtggcaggaagaaaaataagaaggtaAGAGACTCCCCCAACCAGCTAGCCCCAGTCACCAGTGCTAAGGGGCCGCTCCCTACAGGTACCCTCCTGTTGATGAGAGAAAGGCTTAGAAGACAACAAAGATCTTCATAGTCTATAGattaaaaagagcaaaggaatccctctcaaatatatatattttttgaaggcAGATCTTTGCCCACTGTACTCTCTGATAATCTGGAACCTGTGCCACTCAGTCCGAAGGTAGCTTTTCCAAACAAGTTACATCTATAGGCATCCTTGTCACTTGGTCACATCTAGTCCTTGCTTTTCTGAGTCAATGTATTTGCCACTTTCCTTgagaaagtaacattttttttcagggacaggagttttgatgttttattttattttattttattttatttattcttaaattcaaGTGTCATGAATGAtcaagttctttaaaaaacatagcagttacaaaaaaaaaatccaaaagccaaaaaacaaaagaaaagaaacccccCAAAGCATAGCAGTTACTCCAATggccaaagggaaaaataaagtcattagaTAGGGATGGTGAGAATTAGAACATGCTGTTttgagggtttatttatttatttattaaagattttaaaaaatttattcgtgagagacagagagagagggaggcagagacataggcagagggagaagcaggcaccccttggggatcctgatgtgggactcgatcccacgaccctgggatcatgccctgagccaaagacagatgctcaaccactgagccacccaggtctccctatttttttaaatagggaagtGCATTGAGTGGAGAGCCCATGTCATTGTGAATAGCTCTCATCTTTTCTGGTTGGTTGTGTGTGAgctgaggcagagaaaggatgCCGATTAGTCAACACCATGGGGTTGTGATGGGCATCTCTAGAGTGATGGCCTTTCCAAATCCAAAACATCTTGGAATTTGTAAGCTAGAGGGAGGAAATCTGTATTCAGAGCTTTCACGTGTCCTACATTTCCCTATCTTGGTCCATGGAAACTTTTCCTAGAAATCCAGAGGCAAGAAGTTCTGTGGTCAGAGTGTTCTGAGCACAGGCCTGGCAGGCAGCAAACACCTCTGTGTTGTTTACTGCTGATGTATGGGACATCCTCAGCTGTCTGGGATGTTTGGCTGGCCATTGCCGTTCCATATTTATAATGTCAGGCCCCCGATGTTCCCTTCAGATCATGGGGTTACATAAACCACAGTTCCTTAACTGATTTggaaattattcttatttttctattagtaTTATTGTGTCAACGATCAAATCACTACTgcaattccctttctttttcctgcaaaaaaaaaaaaaaaaacattaaacctGCAGAAAGTACAGCATTTTCTAAGTGCTGTACACCATTTGCTTTGGCCCTacctctctttttgtttcttttctaccAAGTCACCTTTAATTGCTTTTGTGATTAAGAAGACATCCATGGTTATTTGAAACCTATGCAGAGGCAGTTCTCCATAGAGTCTCGTGGTGGTGGTAGCAACAGAATAAAAGAGAGTATCTCTAGTTtaccataaaattatattttaaaattgtacttaATGCCCAATTTCCTTTAGATATGACCATAGCTCCCTTCGtctcccccccacctccatttCCAGAATAAAAGATGGGCTTCATTTTCCCTTGAGATTAACCAAGAGTAGCACGCTGTTGCAGTTGGTGGTGAAGGTTTAGGATCAGACTTAGATTTGTTTGTGCCAGATTCTAATTTTAGATGCCTCTTTTTGCCcagaagtgatttaaaaaaaaaaataacatttgttttctcttgtcttGTTTTAATAGGTTGGACGCCATCAGCAACAGCATCAAAACAGCTTTCCGTGTTGcaaagctgaaagcagagctcTACAGAGAGAACAAAGTGACCCATAATCGAACACACTGATGACTGGTCACCTTGACTGGGCCTGTGGCCCGCAAGCCTTCTCCTCTGTGGAGGGAACCCTGCAGCTAATTCTGCACTCTCTCCCCATGGCTGAGATCAGAGCAAAAGCATCCTCCCTGCTTAGACTGTTTCTTGTTCCAGACTGGCAACGGGCCAGTGCCCTTGCTCTAAACATTCCAGGGAAGGTTAAGGAGTCCCCCAATCCATCTTCATTTGCTTCCATCAATGATAACTGCTTTAGTCTCTCCTCGCTTGGGGTGACAATGGACCACTTGGAAAGCAGAGAGACACAGTGACTTGTGAATTAGGATGTCATCCTCTGGGGGAGAAGAGATTCCACACAGGGTGGAATTTCTGAAGAGAGTCCGAAGGGAGTGTTTGTGTCTCACTCAGGTGCCTGGCACATTTCAGGGAGAAACTCCAAAGTCCACGCAAAGGTTTTCTAAGGAATGCACGAATTGAAAACACATTCGAAGGacattcaagtaaaaaaaaaaaaaaaaaaaagtaaaagactttttttttttttaattcacaaaatgcaaaactaaaagaaactgTTACTACTGTAAATCAGGATGGGTTTGATGAATCTGAGTCTACCTCACCTCTATTGCACTCTGGTAGAAGTACTTCCCCACCGTTAATTATTGCCTACCCCGGCTCTGTCCCCTCTtgccatcccctcccccaaaaccCCCATAGTAAATCTTGGCCTCATAGATGTCTAGTCTAACATGCCAGTAGTAGATGTAACATTTTCATGGTAATCTACTAGCTCTGATCCATAAGGAAAAAGATCCTTGAATCTGGAGGTTCCCTTACCTTGATCTTTGGAAACACAACGGTATAGGGTTGTTCATAAAAGACATTGAAAAGTAAACATTTGGTTATGCTTTAAAGCAGTAAAGTTATTGTCCTTTATGTAACTGGCTAATGGAAGAGGTTGGATTAAATTtcaatgtacttatttttttatagatatttatattctaAACAATTTATTCCTTATATTTACCATGTTAAATATACATTTGGGCAGGCCATATTggtctatgtatttttttaaaatgtatttctgaatgaaattgagaaaatgcTTTGTTTTGCCTGTCAAGGTaataactttagaaaataaatattttttccctactGTACTGATTTTGAATCATTTCTGAAATTCCCAAGAAGTGAACCAAAGTGCTAAGAGTTATGAAGGGAAATGATTAAAGCTGGGTTTTTTGGTGGGGGAGTGGTAGTAATAAGAAGGAAAATAGTGTTGGCTAATCACAAAAGAACTTGATCTAGATCTTAAAAGTTGCCTTTAGATTACATTAAGggaaaaacgaaacaaaaaccCAGCATTAATACCTCTGTGTTTCCCTGGACAGCAgccttctgcttcctcttcccccaTGCCCCCGACCTTAAAACTCTCCTGGGGCTTGCTTCATCCATTAACTTTGCTTAGGCTATGAGACAGGATCCCACAGTTCAAGCGGATGGTGTGCTGAGAGGTGCTTTCTCCAAATTAAGGGGCCGAAGGAAGCGGTGGCAAGACGACTCCCCCAATCATACCTAATTAGACACAATTCCACACTAGAAAAATACCTGGAGGAAACAGCCGGTCCAGAGCAAGTGAGGGacccctcttatttttttatattttatttttttggctcaGATTAAGACTTTTGTTTATTAAAGAACACTAAGTGCCTTTGCTTTTCCATGGTAGCCCAGGACTGCACACATGCCTGTGGTGGTTGAAATACTGAAAGCTGGGTGTAGGGCGTGGGGGTTGTGGCACATTCTCCTGTCCACTTTGCTGTGCTGGTCTTGCCAAACCATCTGGGAGACTGGTATTGCATATGGTTGTTACCAACGGAAGCCCAAAAGAGCTTGATGAGCTCTTGAGACTCGTCACCATCCTTCCCAAATAGGAAAGAATGCctggcattcaacaaatattagctcACGATGATCACTGTTGTCCAAACAATGACACATCTGAAAGACGTTGAATACCAGCCTTCAGGTGTGTGTAGCCAATGTCCCAGGCAGAGTTTCTATCTTTATGACATtgtttttcatcttcctttcttcccctctctctctctctctctttttaaagggaCAGTCTAATATCTAAAAGTGTGTTTTCTAGAAGTCCATTTAGAGCAGATTTCTCTCTTTGCCCTAAAGGCCAGGCAGAGCTTTGATCTCAGGGCTTGGAGGACCAGATATCCCTTGATCTAGCAAACTGTTGGTGTGTGATTCTTAAGGGAATTGTGAAGTTTTGTCTACAATGACCGGGGGCTTGGCTTGAACTTGGCCACTGTTTAATCCCGAGCAACGAGTCTTCCTGCATCGTGAATGTTCTCATCTGTTAAGTGAGGGAGTGGGGAGTTTCTCTAATGGCTCCAAGAAAGAGCATGTGACGTTCTGAAGCATGAAGAAATGGAGGTGGTGTGAGAGAGTGAAGTTCTGAGCTTGGAGGACGTGGATCCGTTACCTTTAAAAGGGAGTTGGGATGGAAAGAAGCCACTGAGTATAAGAAGGATGCATCAAGCAAAGGtgataagatttctttttcttttttcttttttcccctattacTTGGGCCTTCAGATCCTCTTCCTCCATGCTTCCTGCTTCAGTAGCCAGCAAGAAAAGCAAGAAGCATGAAGGAGCTCTCCTAGGGCATGAGGTCAGTAGTAAAATTAAGCTGGAAGATTTagaggaaatgaatatttttcaagtatGTAGAGGAAAGATTCGATATTATTCAAGGCTCATGCTGGCCTGAGAGGTAAAGCGGTAGAATGGTCTGTCACATTTCctgctgtttttctttccagTAAAAGTGTGGTTTCTGGAAGTCCACTTAGGAAAGATTTCTGTCTTCGAGCTAGAGACCAGGCAGGGCTTTGATCTCGGTACTCTGAGGACCAGAGGATCCTGGGTGCGGAGTCGTGACCTTTGGTGGAGGGAGGAGCCCACGAAGGGGTACTGGATTTTTCTCCTCAGGGAATGCCTTCTTTTATGATGGAAATCATTGGCTTTAATCCTGCCTGTGCTTCCTGAAATATTCAGGATATTATACTAAGTACAGTGCTCACAACTCCAAGTATTATAATGAAGCTAGAGTCCCCTCGAGAAGACTCCTATTGACATTGAGGAAGAGAAATCTTTTGTCTTCAGGTGAAGGAGCCAACGTCCAGAGAAGGATAGAACTGacctaagatcacacagcaagcTGTGGCATCTTTGGACTCTGAGCCCTTGAGTACAGATGTTTTACCCAGAGGCTGCTGGAGGGCAGTGGAGACTGGTGCCCAAGTAGGTATTATCAGAGAGTTCTGGGTGGTAAAGGCAGTCAGCCTTCATAAAAGCTTTGCCTTCCAGCCTCATGGGGGGTGGTTGGTGGTCCCTCCTTGCAGTATGTAGTGGAAGAAAtgtaggagaagagaaaaggaatacaAGGAGACATACAAGTCCCATGGCTTTGTGAAGTCAATTTCTATAGGATGAAATAGAATATAATGGGGAACTtgcatttactattattttttagggTTTACTTACTAAATAATCCTTAGATAATATGAGTAAAGAGGAATCTTTTTGCTCCATTCTCTTATTCTAGTAATACTCCAGTATAGTAATGCTCAAGGtactatgttttctttctttgtctttagacAAAGCATTTGTCCTGAAAATGCTTATTTTCCAACCCAAGTTCTCCatgtttaaaatactgttttcaaGCTCATATTCCTAATGGAATTTCTCCCACTTtggctttctctcctttttgcACCCTCATGGTTCCTGGGGTCCTCGATCTGGGCTCAGGATGTATCTATTGCAAGTGCACGTTGCTGTTCTCAGAACCTTATGATTTAACAGCAACCTCTCATCTTTGTAGAGAACTGAACTTCTCACAGCATTTTCCCATTTGTCATTGACCCCCGCCTCCATACCCAACTATCTTTTCAGGATATTGGGGCCATATTTTTATACTCTATGATGTCTGAGGAAACAgatatattgaatgaataagtgactTCTTCAGGCTCTTCTCCCAGACAAATAGCAATACTGGATCTCAAGACTCTTGACTCTTTCCCCTAAAATTGCCCTAGAGCCCAGGGCATAGTACTGGCCCTGACTCTTGCACAAATGTAGATTATTTCCATCTTGCCAGTGAGCTATGAGCagaattaactttttcttttatgaatatcAGTGCTCCATGTGTGCACTGGCATCCCAGTCCTGAGCATTTTCACTGCATATCATCCTATGCCAATGCACGGTTGGTAGAAAAATCATGACAATTTATGATGGCTGTTTTCAAACCTGGTACCATGGATGCTTTATTCACAACTACCAGCCATAGGTCCAACACATGGGAAGAAATTGCCGTGATAAATGAATGGCAGAGGTTGTGCCATTTCCCCAGAATAATCAGAGAAAGATCTAGGGCTGGTGCCATTGGATAATGAAAACAGGGCCTAGGCCTCTGTTTCCACTGACTAATGGAAATGATGGGTCCCAAGTATGACAGGCTGTTCATAGCTCTAAGAGGCAGCACACTGGGGATCTGACATGCAGACTTGTTGGCTCagagggtttgtgtgtgtgtgtgtgtgtgtgtgtgtgtttctgtatcttatttcttcactttcataTTCTGAGTCATTCTGGTCCTCCACCCTAAACTGCTGTGGAAGTATCTAGGATGAAGCTACCACTGGCATGGCATGGGCAGTGACCAACTGAAACAGACAGGTAAAAAATTTGGGATCAGATTCCTGGTGGCCCCCAGCCAGGCCAGCTGTTAAGTTCGTAAGACCCACTTACAGGGGTCTCATTGGGGGAATTTGTGTAGTTGAAATATTCCTTTATTCAGGCTCCACTCTAGTGATAATTATTTGTCACAATGAGATGgatctttttatttctccctaCTCCAATTCATCCATTTCACCATCGTCATAATAATCTTCCCCAAATGCTTTAATCATAATTTCAATGAATCCAGAGCTAGAAAGAACTTAAGAAATAATTCATGCTATTTCCCCATCTCAAAAAGACATTTCATTGTCATTCTCTGCTTATAGAATAATGAATGTTATCCACTGAGGCAGGGAGCACTAGAGAAGGACCagattgagaaagaagaacagaaagtATTATAATTTTGGTATTGGACAACTTgaattttaaattccttattatggatatttttaaatatacccaACATTTGAAAGATTAGTATAATAAGCCCTGTATAACCATCATATAGTTGTCAAGATAGGATTAGTGTTATTTCACCTCTACCCACATTCTGCGTTCCCTTCGTGGATTACTTTGAAGACAATCCATAGTATCACTGTCatctcatctgtaaatatttcagtatggaTGCCATGAATTTGATATGCTTTGTTCAACCAAGTGAAATGTGAAATGGTCAATTGGATATGTGGGTCTGGAGCTTAGAGGGGATGAACAGTAAATGTTTCCAGACCTTGCGGGACTCGTAATAACAAAGGAGACAAACACATGTAACGATAGTTAACATTTACTTAGTgctcactatgtgccagatactctATGGAGAGATTTGCCCTCATCAACTCACTTCCTCATGACTATAACCCTATGAGGCAGGTACTTTTATTtaccctattttatagatgaggaaactcaggGAGAGACTGAGTagtaacttgccccaggtcacgcAACTAATTAGGAGGCAGAGCCTGGTATGACCCAGATAATCTGACGCACTGTGCTTTGTGACTAAGAAAAGTACAGTAATAAAGGTGACACCAGGGGACAAACAAGTCCTATGATGGTATAAAAGTGGCAATGATCAATTCTGcctggagacagggagaggaagagtggtGGTTTCAGGGAAGGTTTCATGGGAGGAGACTGAGAAGAATGGTCCTTGAGCCCCTCACTAAGCAAAATACCACTGGTTCTGAATTCTGCCAAAGGTATGTAAGAGTCTCAATAAAATGCTTTGTCTACAAATGATATAATAAGAAGAATGTAACCTAATTTGCTCAAGTGACTGGCTCATAGTAAAAGTATA
The Canis lupus dingo isolate Sandy chromosome 35, ASM325472v2, whole genome shotgun sequence genome window above contains:
- the EDN1 gene encoding endothelin-1 — its product is MDYFPMIFSLLFVAFQGAPEAAVLGAELSTGPDSRGEKPAPSAPWRPRRSKRCSCSSLMDKECVYFCHLDIIWVNTPEHIVPYGLGSPSRSKRSLKDLFITKATDHRKRCQCASQKDKKCWTFCQAGKELREQDSMEKGWNGHKKGKDCSELGEKSKQQQLVAGRKIRRLDAISNSIKTAFRVAKLKAELYRENKVTHNRTH